A region from the Medicago truncatula cultivar Jemalong A17 chromosome 6, MtrunA17r5.0-ANR, whole genome shotgun sequence genome encodes:
- the LOC112422687 gene encoding uncharacterized protein codes for MSINESQTHNHNNVKTKTTLFPSKNHPILTLHLKEPQNQNFPTNSTTLLTKTMTSTNSTSTEPLPSSEELAVKAVNKRYEGLVTVRTKAVKGKGAWYWTHLEPILVRNPDTGLAKSVKLKCCLCDSVFSASNPSRTASEHLKRGTCSNFNNSGLLLKSEPGSVPVSPVPISSVSGSNRKRDQMGVAVSVSTSPSSLSFQNHNLALVEIGYNQVHGNMVNHQNQNQNHQNQNQNQHHLMLSGGKDDLCALAMFEDSVKKLKSPKTSPGTSLSKEQVNSALDLLADWFYECCGSVSLSTIEHRKFQAFLSQVGLPVGSCLRREVSGPRLDARFNEVKSESEAKIRDAMFFQVASDGWKSYGNSSSNFNNNRSLYGLCCGGESLVKFMVNLPNGSSVFEKAVFTGGGVVNSKYAEEVLWETVTGVSGSVVQRCVGIVADKFKAKALRNLENQNHWMVNTSCQLQGFVSLIKDFNNELELFGIVTKNCLKVANFIDNESQVRNVFVNYRMQEMEYGGLIRVPSPKCDPLKNFASVFPMLEDILSCARIIQMVVMEDAFKAMFMEDPNAREVAGMVQNEVFWNEVEAVYSLVKIIKGMVQDIEAERPLIGRCLPLWEEMRTKVKEWCSKYNVVEGPVEKILEKRFRKNYHAAWSAAFILDPLYLIKDTSGKYLPPFKFLTREQEKDVDKLLTRLASREEAHVVLMELMKWRSEGLDPLYAQAVQMKQRDPITGKMKVANPLSSRLVWETCLCEFKSLGKIAVRLIFLHATSCGFKSNWSFMRKVSGNKNSRVALERAQKMIYIAAHAKLERRDFSSEEEKDAELFSISGSDEDSMLAEVYADAMQS; via the coding sequence ATGTCCATAAACGAATCCCAAACCCATAATCACAACaatgtcaaaacaaaaaccacactttttccctcaaaaaaccACCCAATTTTGACCCTTCATCTCAAAGAACCACAAAACCAAAACTTTCCCACAAATTCAACCACCCTTTTGACCAAAACAATGACTTCAACAAACTCCACTTCAACAGAACCACTTCCTAGTTCAGAAGAACTTGCTGTCAAAGCTGTTAACAAACGATACGAGGGTCTTGTCACTGTTCGAACCAAAGCTGTTAAAGGTAAAGGTGCATGGTATTGGACACACCTTGAACCTATTCTGGTTCGAAATCCTGATACTGGTCTTGCTAAATCTGTTAAACTCAAGTGTTGTTTGTGTGATTCTGTTTTTTCTGCTTCAAACCCTTCAAGAACAGCTTCAGAACATCTCAAACGTGGAACATGCTCTAATTTTAACAATTCTGGTTTGTTGTTAAAATCTGAACCCGGTTCAGTTCCGGTTTCTCCGGTTCCTATTTCGTCGGTCTCCGGTTCGAACCGGAAAAGAGATCAAATGGGAGTTGCTGTTTCAGTTTCAACTTCACCATCATCATTAAGTTTTCAGAATCATAACTTGGCATTGGTTGAAATTGGCTACAATCAGGTGCATGGTAATATGGTGAAccatcagaatcagaatcagaatcaccagaatcagaatcagaatcagcatcatttgatgttgtctggtggaaaagatgatttgtgTGCATTGGCTATGTttgaagatagtgtgaagaagtTGAAGAGTCCTAAGACTTCACCTGGTACTTCTTTGAGTAAAGAACAGGTGAATTCTGCTTTGGATTTACTTGCTGATTGGTTTTATGAATGTTGTGGTTCTGTTTCTTTGTCAACAATTGAGCATAGAAAGTTTCAAGCTTTTCTTTCTCAAGTTGGTTTGCCTGTAGGAAGTTGTTTGAGACGCGAGGTTTCCGGTCCAAGGCTCGATGCTAGGTTTAATGAAGTTAAGAGTGAATCCGAGGCGAAAATTAGGGATGCGATGTTTTTTCAAGTAGCTAGTGATGGTTGGAAGAGTTATGGTAATAGTAGTagtaattttaataataataggaGTTTGTATGGTTTGTGTTGTGGTGGTGAGAGTTTGGTTAAGTTTATGGTGAATCTACCAAATGGGAGTAGTGTTTTTGAAAAGGCGGTGTTTACCGGCGGAGGAGTTGTGAATTCGAAGTATGCTGAGGAGGTTTTGTGGGAGACTGTGACTGGTGTTAGTGGTAGTGTTGTTCAAAGATGTGTAGGAATTGTTGCTGATAAGTTTAAGGCTAAGGCATTGAGGAATTTGGAGAATCAAAACCATTGGATGGTAAATACTTCTTGTCAGCTTCAAGGGTTTGTTAGTTTAATCAAGGATTTTAACAACGAGCTCGAACTTTTCGGTATTGTTACTAAGAATTGTCTTAAAGTTGCAAATTTTATAGACAATGAATCTCAGGTGAGGaatgtttttgttaattatagAATGCAGGAGATGGAGTATGGCGGGTTGATTCGTGTGCCTTCGCCGAAATGTGATCCGTTGAAGAACTTTGCATCTGTGTTTCCGATGCTTGAGGATATTTTGAGCTGTGCTAGAATAATTCAAATGGTTGTGATGGAGGACGCTTTTAAGGCAATGTTCATGGAGGATCCGAATGCTAGAGAAGTGGCTGGAATGGTTCAGAATGAGGTGTTTTGGAACGAGGTCGAAGCAGTTTATTCGCTTGTGAAGATTATTAAAGGAATGGTTCAGGATATAGAGGCGGAGAGGCCGTTGATCGGTCGATGTTTGCCTCTTTGGGAAGAGATGAGAACCAAAGTGAAGGAGTGGTGTAGTAAATACAATGTTGTCGAAGGACCAGTGGAGAAAATACTCGAAAAACGGTTTCGAAAAAACTACCACGCTGCATGGTCAGCGGCATTTATACTCGATCCACTTTACTTGATTAAAGACACAAGTGGAAAGTATCTCCCGCCATTCAAGTTTCTGACGCGCGAACAAGAGAAAGACGTCGATAAGTTACTTACAAGACTAGCTTCGAGAGAAGAAGCTCATGTTGTTTTGATGGAGCTAATGAAATGGAGATCAGAAGGACTCGACCCTCTTTATGCGCAAGCCGTTCAGATGAAACAAAGAGATCCAATCACCGGGAAGATGAAAGTCGCGAATCCTCTCAGTAGTCGACTTGTTTGGGAAACATGTTTGTGTGAGTTCAAATCTTTAGGGAAGATAGCAGTGAGGCTCATTTTTCTTCATGCAACTTCATGTGGATTTAAGAGTAATTGGTCTTTCATGAGAAAAGTTTCTGGAAACAAAAACTCTAGAGTTGCATTGGAAAGAGCTCAGAAAATGATATACATTGCAGCTCATGCAAAGCTTGAAAGAAGAGATTTTTCTAGTGAGGAAGAAAAAGATGCAGAATTATTTTCCATTTCTGGAAGTGATGAAGATAGCATGCTAGCTGAAGTCTATGCCGATGCAATGCAATCTTAA